Proteins found in one Aethina tumida isolate Nest 87 chromosome 1, icAetTumi1.1, whole genome shotgun sequence genomic segment:
- the LOC109609322 gene encoding eukaryotic peptide chain release factor GTP-binding subunit ERF3A isoform X1, with the protein MSSSAAPDSWESQADSGSANGSPVKNADQVTTSFSTLNVNAVEFVPSFAMSPATTDKSSPTQSQGSNSSASPQHVPVVNGTTGEAGERVEVKEPPPIPPADGDASPGGGEGGTWEDAADDESSGAAASGLPLSATTPDDDDEPSSEEAPVKISKKKMVKEEVLKEKKEHVNVVFIGHVDAGKSTIGGQIMALTGMVDKRTLEKYEREAREKSRESWYLSWVVDTNQEEREKGKTVEVGRAFFETDKRHFTILDAPGHKSFVPNMIGGAAQADLAVLVISARKGEFETGFDRGGQTREHAMLAKTAGVKYLVVLVNKMDDPTVNWEEARYVECRDKILPYLKKLGFNYNKDLFFLPCSGQTGQGLKDQVDEKICPWYRGPAFIPFIDSLPSLNRKADGPFIMPIVDKYKDMGTVVMGKVESGECKKGQNLVIMPNRTPVTVDMLLSDDDEVSRVVPGENVKIKVKGVEEEDVSPGFVLCDAINPIHTGKIFDAQLVILEHKSIICAGYSAVMHIHCAAEEVTVKALICLVDKKTGEKSKTRPRFVKQDQVAIMRIECAGVICLEPFKLFPQMGRFTLRDENKTIAIGKVLKLVE; encoded by the exons ATGTCGAGCAGCGCGGCACCTGACAGCTGGGAGTCGCAGGCCGACTCCGGCTCAGCAAACGGGTCACCGGTTAAGAACGCCGACCAAGTGACGACCAGCTTCAGCACGCTGAACGTGAACGCTGTGGAATTCGTGCCTTCGTTCGCAATGTCGCCCGCGACCACCGACAAAAGCAGCCCGACACAGTCGCAAGGCTCAAACAGCAGTGCATCGCCCCAACACGTGCCCGTGGTTAACG GGACCACAGGCGAGGCAGGCGAACGCGTGGAAGTGAAAGAACCGCCCCCCATTCCGCCGGCGGACGGGGACGCATCGCCCGGGGGCGGCGAAGGCGGCACGTGGGAGGACGCCGCCGACGACGAGAGTAGTGGCGCAGCGGCATCCGGACTGCCATTATCCGCTACTACCCcagacgacgacgacgaacCATCATCTGAGGAGGCCCCCgttaaaatatccaaaaagAAGATGGTCAAGGAAGAG GTATTGAAAGAGAAAAAAGAACACGTGAACGTAGTGTTCATCGGTCACGTGGACGCCGGCAAGAGCACCATCGGCGGTCAGATAATGGCCCTCACCGGTATGGTGGACAAACGTACGTTGGAGAAATACGAGAGGGAGGCGCGCGAGAAAAGCCGCGAATCCTGGTACTTGAGTTGGGTGGTGGACACCAACCAGGAGGAGCGTGAGAAGGGCAAAACGGTGGAGGTAGGTCGCGCCTTCTTCGAAACGGACAAACGTCATTTCACGATCCTGGACGCGCCCGGTCACAAGAGCTTCGTGCCGAACATGATCGGCGGCGCCGCTCAGGCCGATTTGGCTGTGCTCGTGATATCGGCTCGTAAGGGCGAGTTCGAGACAGGTTTTGATCGGGGCGGTCAAACAAGGGAGCACGCGATGTTGGCCAAGACGGCGGGTGTCAAGTATTTGGTGGTACTCGTCAATAAAATGGATGATCCGACCGTTAACTGGGAGGAGGCAAGGTACGTAGAGTGCCGCGACAAGATCCTGCCCTATCTCAAAAAGCTCGGCTTCAACTACAACAAG GATTTGTTCTTCCTGCCGTGCTCCGGCCAAACGGGTCAGGGACTGAAGGATCAGGTGGACGAGAAGATTTGCCCGTGGTATCGCGGACCAGCTTTCATTCCTTTCATCGACAGTCTGCCCTCCTTGAATCGTAAGGCCGACGGTCCATTCATCATGCCAATCGTCGACAAATACAAGGATATGGGTACCGTCGTTATGGGAAAGGTAGAATCCGGCGAGTGCAAAAAAGGACAGAATCTTGTCATCATGCCCAATAGG ACACCGGTGACTGTAGATATGTTACTATCTGACGACGATGAGGTTAGCAGGGTCGTACCAGGTGAAaacgttaaaattaaagtcaaGGGCGTGGAAGAGGAAGACGTAAGCCCTGGTTTCGTGTTGTGCGACGCCATCAATCCGATACACACGGGCAAAATTTTTGACGCGCAGCTCGTCATTCTCGAGCACAAGTCGATCATTTGCGCGGGTTACAGCGCCGTCATGCATATCCATTGCGCAGCAGAGGAAGTTACCGTAAAA GCCTTAATTTGTCTCGTTGACAAAAAGACGGGTGAAAAGAGCAAAACACGGCCGAGGTTCGTGAAACAAGATCAGGTGGCTATTATGAGAATAGAGTGCGCGGGAGTTATCTGTTTGGAACCATTCAAGCTATTCCCTCAAATGGGACGGTTCACGCTCAGAGATGAAA ATAAGACAATTGCAATTGGAAAGGTTCTAAAATTGGTGGAATAA
- the LOC109609322 gene encoding eukaryotic peptide chain release factor GTP-binding subunit ERF3A isoform X2 gives MASIKKNNLGTTGEAGERVEVKEPPPIPPADGDASPGGGEGGTWEDAADDESSGAAASGLPLSATTPDDDDEPSSEEAPVKISKKKMVKEEVLKEKKEHVNVVFIGHVDAGKSTIGGQIMALTGMVDKRTLEKYEREAREKSRESWYLSWVVDTNQEEREKGKTVEVGRAFFETDKRHFTILDAPGHKSFVPNMIGGAAQADLAVLVISARKGEFETGFDRGGQTREHAMLAKTAGVKYLVVLVNKMDDPTVNWEEARYVECRDKILPYLKKLGFNYNKDLFFLPCSGQTGQGLKDQVDEKICPWYRGPAFIPFIDSLPSLNRKADGPFIMPIVDKYKDMGTVVMGKVESGECKKGQNLVIMPNRTPVTVDMLLSDDDEVSRVVPGENVKIKVKGVEEEDVSPGFVLCDAINPIHTGKIFDAQLVILEHKSIICAGYSAVMHIHCAAEEVTVKALICLVDKKTGEKSKTRPRFVKQDQVAIMRIECAGVICLEPFKLFPQMGRFTLRDENKTIAIGKVLKLVE, from the exons ATGGcttcaattaagaaaaataacttaG GGACCACAGGCGAGGCAGGCGAACGCGTGGAAGTGAAAGAACCGCCCCCCATTCCGCCGGCGGACGGGGACGCATCGCCCGGGGGCGGCGAAGGCGGCACGTGGGAGGACGCCGCCGACGACGAGAGTAGTGGCGCAGCGGCATCCGGACTGCCATTATCCGCTACTACCCcagacgacgacgacgaacCATCATCTGAGGAGGCCCCCgttaaaatatccaaaaagAAGATGGTCAAGGAAGAG GTATTGAAAGAGAAAAAAGAACACGTGAACGTAGTGTTCATCGGTCACGTGGACGCCGGCAAGAGCACCATCGGCGGTCAGATAATGGCCCTCACCGGTATGGTGGACAAACGTACGTTGGAGAAATACGAGAGGGAGGCGCGCGAGAAAAGCCGCGAATCCTGGTACTTGAGTTGGGTGGTGGACACCAACCAGGAGGAGCGTGAGAAGGGCAAAACGGTGGAGGTAGGTCGCGCCTTCTTCGAAACGGACAAACGTCATTTCACGATCCTGGACGCGCCCGGTCACAAGAGCTTCGTGCCGAACATGATCGGCGGCGCCGCTCAGGCCGATTTGGCTGTGCTCGTGATATCGGCTCGTAAGGGCGAGTTCGAGACAGGTTTTGATCGGGGCGGTCAAACAAGGGAGCACGCGATGTTGGCCAAGACGGCGGGTGTCAAGTATTTGGTGGTACTCGTCAATAAAATGGATGATCCGACCGTTAACTGGGAGGAGGCAAGGTACGTAGAGTGCCGCGACAAGATCCTGCCCTATCTCAAAAAGCTCGGCTTCAACTACAACAAG GATTTGTTCTTCCTGCCGTGCTCCGGCCAAACGGGTCAGGGACTGAAGGATCAGGTGGACGAGAAGATTTGCCCGTGGTATCGCGGACCAGCTTTCATTCCTTTCATCGACAGTCTGCCCTCCTTGAATCGTAAGGCCGACGGTCCATTCATCATGCCAATCGTCGACAAATACAAGGATATGGGTACCGTCGTTATGGGAAAGGTAGAATCCGGCGAGTGCAAAAAAGGACAGAATCTTGTCATCATGCCCAATAGG ACACCGGTGACTGTAGATATGTTACTATCTGACGACGATGAGGTTAGCAGGGTCGTACCAGGTGAAaacgttaaaattaaagtcaaGGGCGTGGAAGAGGAAGACGTAAGCCCTGGTTTCGTGTTGTGCGACGCCATCAATCCGATACACACGGGCAAAATTTTTGACGCGCAGCTCGTCATTCTCGAGCACAAGTCGATCATTTGCGCGGGTTACAGCGCCGTCATGCATATCCATTGCGCAGCAGAGGAAGTTACCGTAAAA GCCTTAATTTGTCTCGTTGACAAAAAGACGGGTGAAAAGAGCAAAACACGGCCGAGGTTCGTGAAACAAGATCAGGTGGCTATTATGAGAATAGAGTGCGCGGGAGTTATCTGTTTGGAACCATTCAAGCTATTCCCTCAAATGGGACGGTTCACGCTCAGAGATGAAA ATAAGACAATTGCAATTGGAAAGGTTCTAAAATTGGTGGAATAA
- the LOC109609322 gene encoding eukaryotic peptide chain release factor GTP-binding subunit ERF3A isoform X3: MSSETTKSGTTGEAGERVEVKEPPPIPPADGDASPGGGEGGTWEDAADDESSGAAASGLPLSATTPDDDDEPSSEEAPVKISKKKMVKEEVLKEKKEHVNVVFIGHVDAGKSTIGGQIMALTGMVDKRTLEKYEREAREKSRESWYLSWVVDTNQEEREKGKTVEVGRAFFETDKRHFTILDAPGHKSFVPNMIGGAAQADLAVLVISARKGEFETGFDRGGQTREHAMLAKTAGVKYLVVLVNKMDDPTVNWEEARYVECRDKILPYLKKLGFNYNKDLFFLPCSGQTGQGLKDQVDEKICPWYRGPAFIPFIDSLPSLNRKADGPFIMPIVDKYKDMGTVVMGKVESGECKKGQNLVIMPNRTPVTVDMLLSDDDEVSRVVPGENVKIKVKGVEEEDVSPGFVLCDAINPIHTGKIFDAQLVILEHKSIICAGYSAVMHIHCAAEEVTVKALICLVDKKTGEKSKTRPRFVKQDQVAIMRIECAGVICLEPFKLFPQMGRFTLRDENKTIAIGKVLKLVE, from the exons ATGTCGTCTGAAACTACAAAATCAg GGACCACAGGCGAGGCAGGCGAACGCGTGGAAGTGAAAGAACCGCCCCCCATTCCGCCGGCGGACGGGGACGCATCGCCCGGGGGCGGCGAAGGCGGCACGTGGGAGGACGCCGCCGACGACGAGAGTAGTGGCGCAGCGGCATCCGGACTGCCATTATCCGCTACTACCCcagacgacgacgacgaacCATCATCTGAGGAGGCCCCCgttaaaatatccaaaaagAAGATGGTCAAGGAAGAG GTATTGAAAGAGAAAAAAGAACACGTGAACGTAGTGTTCATCGGTCACGTGGACGCCGGCAAGAGCACCATCGGCGGTCAGATAATGGCCCTCACCGGTATGGTGGACAAACGTACGTTGGAGAAATACGAGAGGGAGGCGCGCGAGAAAAGCCGCGAATCCTGGTACTTGAGTTGGGTGGTGGACACCAACCAGGAGGAGCGTGAGAAGGGCAAAACGGTGGAGGTAGGTCGCGCCTTCTTCGAAACGGACAAACGTCATTTCACGATCCTGGACGCGCCCGGTCACAAGAGCTTCGTGCCGAACATGATCGGCGGCGCCGCTCAGGCCGATTTGGCTGTGCTCGTGATATCGGCTCGTAAGGGCGAGTTCGAGACAGGTTTTGATCGGGGCGGTCAAACAAGGGAGCACGCGATGTTGGCCAAGACGGCGGGTGTCAAGTATTTGGTGGTACTCGTCAATAAAATGGATGATCCGACCGTTAACTGGGAGGAGGCAAGGTACGTAGAGTGCCGCGACAAGATCCTGCCCTATCTCAAAAAGCTCGGCTTCAACTACAACAAG GATTTGTTCTTCCTGCCGTGCTCCGGCCAAACGGGTCAGGGACTGAAGGATCAGGTGGACGAGAAGATTTGCCCGTGGTATCGCGGACCAGCTTTCATTCCTTTCATCGACAGTCTGCCCTCCTTGAATCGTAAGGCCGACGGTCCATTCATCATGCCAATCGTCGACAAATACAAGGATATGGGTACCGTCGTTATGGGAAAGGTAGAATCCGGCGAGTGCAAAAAAGGACAGAATCTTGTCATCATGCCCAATAGG ACACCGGTGACTGTAGATATGTTACTATCTGACGACGATGAGGTTAGCAGGGTCGTACCAGGTGAAaacgttaaaattaaagtcaaGGGCGTGGAAGAGGAAGACGTAAGCCCTGGTTTCGTGTTGTGCGACGCCATCAATCCGATACACACGGGCAAAATTTTTGACGCGCAGCTCGTCATTCTCGAGCACAAGTCGATCATTTGCGCGGGTTACAGCGCCGTCATGCATATCCATTGCGCAGCAGAGGAAGTTACCGTAAAA GCCTTAATTTGTCTCGTTGACAAAAAGACGGGTGAAAAGAGCAAAACACGGCCGAGGTTCGTGAAACAAGATCAGGTGGCTATTATGAGAATAGAGTGCGCGGGAGTTATCTGTTTGGAACCATTCAAGCTATTCCCTCAAATGGGACGGTTCACGCTCAGAGATGAAA ATAAGACAATTGCAATTGGAAAGGTTCTAAAATTGGTGGAATAA